One part of the Oceanidesulfovibrio indonesiensis genome encodes these proteins:
- the galE gene encoding UDP-glucose 4-epimerase GalE produces MPPQPTILIVGGAGYIGSHVNKELTRRGYRTLVLDNLATGHRDLVRWGEFLLADMNFADQLRLIFRTHRIDAVMHFAAFSLVGESVTDPQKYYQNNVAGTLTLLQAMHEAGVRRFIFSSTCATYGIPTTIPIPEDHPQAPISPYGRAKLMVENVLADYDAAYDMRYVSLRYFNAAGADPDAECGERHDPESHLIPLVLAAAAGRREAITIFGNDYDTPDGTCIRDYIHVLDLADAHILALEKLLQGGGSCVYNLGFGQGHSVREVIETARRVTGREIPVIQGYRRSGDPAQLCGDASRAVSELGWQPSRSDLEYIVRTAWNWHKTDWTRE; encoded by the coding sequence ATGCCCCCTCAGCCCACCATCCTCATCGTCGGCGGCGCCGGCTACATCGGCAGCCACGTGAACAAGGAGCTCACCCGGCGCGGCTACCGCACCCTGGTGCTGGACAACCTGGCCACAGGCCACCGCGACCTCGTCAGATGGGGCGAGTTCCTCCTGGCGGACATGAACTTCGCCGACCAGCTCCGGCTCATCTTCCGGACGCACAGGATAGACGCCGTCATGCACTTCGCGGCGTTCTCCCTGGTGGGCGAATCCGTAACAGATCCGCAAAAATACTACCAAAACAACGTGGCCGGAACCCTCACCCTGCTTCAGGCCATGCACGAGGCCGGCGTGCGGCGCTTCATCTTCTCATCCACCTGCGCCACGTACGGCATTCCCACCACCATCCCCATTCCGGAGGACCACCCCCAGGCGCCCATTTCGCCATACGGCCGCGCCAAGCTCATGGTGGAGAACGTGCTGGCGGATTATGACGCAGCCTACGACATGCGTTATGTCTCCCTGCGTTACTTCAACGCGGCCGGCGCCGACCCGGACGCCGAGTGCGGCGAACGGCACGATCCCGAATCGCACCTCATCCCTCTGGTGCTGGCCGCGGCGGCCGGCAGGCGCGAGGCCATCACCATATTCGGCAACGACTACGACACCCCGGACGGCACCTGCATACGCGACTACATCCATGTGCTGGACCTGGCGGACGCCCATATCCTCGCGCTCGAAAAGCTGCTCCAGGGCGGGGGGAGCTGTGTCTACAATCTTGGATTCGGCCAGGGCCACTCGGTCAGGGAAGTCATCGAGACGGCGCGACGCGTCACCGGCCGTGAAATACCCGTCATCCAGGGATACCGCCGCAGCGGCGACCCGGCCCAGCTCTGCGGCGACGCCTCGCGCGCTGTCAGCGAGCTCGGCTGGCAGCCCTCGCGCTCCGACCTGGAGTACATCGTCCGCACTGCCTGGAACTGGCACAAAACGGACTGGACGCGCGAGTGA
- the modB gene encoding molybdate ABC transporter permease subunit, whose translation MSILLDTTFLSPLRLTLQVASVATLISLVAGIAAAYILKRYEFPGRNILDAVLTLPLVLPPTVLGYYLLVLIGRRGVIGQFLQEQFGIQLMFTLKGAVIAAAVVSFPLVFKSARAALEGVSGNLENAARTLGCSEISVFLRVSLPLALRGIVAGAMLAFARAMGEFGATLMVAGNLPGKTQTMSLAVYSAVQAGRDDLANTLVLAISIVCVAILFITSKLVKPT comes from the coding sequence ATGAGCATACTCCTCGACACCACCTTCCTCTCGCCACTGCGGCTCACCTTGCAGGTCGCGTCCGTCGCGACGCTCATCTCCCTCGTTGCGGGCATCGCCGCTGCATACATTCTCAAACGCTACGAATTCCCGGGCCGCAATATTCTCGACGCTGTGCTCACGCTGCCGCTGGTGCTGCCGCCCACGGTGCTGGGCTACTACCTGCTTGTACTGATCGGCCGCCGCGGGGTTATCGGACAATTCCTCCAGGAGCAGTTCGGAATCCAGCTCATGTTCACATTGAAAGGCGCCGTCATCGCGGCCGCCGTGGTCTCGTTTCCGCTGGTTTTCAAATCGGCGCGGGCCGCGCTTGAAGGAGTGTCCGGCAATCTGGAGAACGCGGCGCGCACTCTGGGATGCTCCGAGATTTCGGTGTTTCTGCGCGTCTCCCTGCCGCTGGCTCTGCGCGGCATCGTGGCCGGCGCCATGCTCGCTTTCGCCCGCGCCATGGGCGAGTTCGGCGCAACGCTCATGGTAGCCGGCAACCTGCCCGGCAAGACGCAGACCATGTCTCTGGCTGTGTACAGCGCGGTGCAGGCCGGCCGGGACGACCTGGCCAACACGCTGGTGCTCGCCATATCCATTGTCTGCGTCGCCATCCTTTTCATTACGAGCAAACTCGTGAAACCCACATGA
- a CDS encoding Fur family transcriptional regulator, which translates to MNTRDHTPHDLLADAGIEDTPLRHLVVRLLAEADRPLAALDILERVRREQSINKVSLYRILDLLVEHGLVRRLSSPAPPDRAFRYCLPGGGKPHHCHFYCTRCRRMECLDCSEAPALLERLAGERGLVVMSSDIRLDGLCEECARETAPQVREAN; encoded by the coding sequence ATGAACACTCGCGATCACACGCCCCACGACCTGCTCGCGGACGCCGGCATCGAGGACACTCCTCTGCGCCACCTCGTGGTCCGGCTCCTGGCAGAGGCGGACAGGCCCCTGGCCGCTCTGGACATCCTGGAACGCGTGCGCCGGGAGCAATCCATCAACAAGGTCTCGCTCTACCGCATTCTGGATCTGCTCGTGGAGCACGGGCTGGTGCGCCGGCTTTCCTCCCCGGCGCCGCCGGATCGCGCGTTCCGCTACTGTCTGCCCGGCGGCGGCAAGCCCCACCATTGCCATTTTTACTGCACGCGCTGCCGCAGGATGGAGTGTCTGGACTGCTCCGAAGCCCCGGCCCTGCTGGAACGTCTGGCCGGCGAGCGCGGCCTGGTGGTGATGTCGTCGGACATCCGCCTGGACGGCTTGTGCGAGGAGTGCGCACGGGAGACCGCTCCCCAGGTCCGGGAGGCGAACTGA